Proteins from one Thaumasiovibrio subtropicus genomic window:
- a CDS encoding lipocalin family protein → MVFRLIAGFMLLMSAFVAKADDLTEFDYPLLLGDWYWFSPSEDGIESQGKQYRAMHVKFVSDYTYAIRLLRVDGEIDGWNGLYDIDEDNLSLTAEGHPTQTHDYQLSYNQFLLDGARFTKLAPENLPGEWVSSSVDGVDVIGEVKMAINLRPDFLFSFSTQDGSGRFIEHRGIYFIEDDHLVLIYEDGQHDSRYSLASDTLTLSNEQFGMEAVFERQ, encoded by the coding sequence ATGGTATTTCGATTGATTGCTGGATTTATGCTGTTGATGTCGGCATTCGTCGCAAAAGCAGATGACCTAACGGAGTTTGATTATCCGCTTTTACTGGGTGATTGGTACTGGTTTAGTCCATCGGAAGATGGGATAGAAAGCCAGGGCAAACAGTATCGTGCTATGCATGTTAAATTTGTTTCAGATTACACTTATGCGATACGGTTGCTGAGAGTTGATGGAGAAATTGACGGGTGGAACGGTCTCTACGATATCGATGAGGATAACCTGTCTCTTACTGCTGAAGGGCACCCAACTCAAACGCACGATTATCAGTTGAGTTACAATCAGTTTTTATTGGATGGTGCGAGATTTACAAAACTCGCTCCAGAAAACCTCCCCGGAGAGTGGGTGAGTTCGTCCGTTGATGGCGTGGATGTGATTGGCGAAGTAAAAATGGCGATTAATCTAAGACCCGATTTTTTGTTTTCGTTTAGCACGCAAGATGGCAGCGGCCGTTTTATCGAGCATCGTGGTATTTACTTCATCGAAGATGATCATTTGGTATTGATCTATGAAGATGGTCAGCATGATAGCCGCTATAGTTTGGCTTCCGATACACTGACATTGAGCAACGAGCAGTTTGGTATGGAAGCGGTGTTCGAGCGCCAATAG
- the pepN gene encoding aminopeptidase N — MADKPTAKYRKDYKPADFSITHVHLTFDLQETDTHVRAVNKVVRQSHSEASTLVLAGEDLDLVALAVNGVAHTDYALTEGGIEIHQVPAEFELTVDTKINPKENSSLEGLYLSEGAFCTQCEAEGFRRITFYLDRPDNLAIFTTKVIADTSFPSLLSNGNRVAAGEVENGRHWVEWHDPFPKPSYLFALVAGDFDILEDTFTTKSGREVALEIYVDKGNLDRSHHAMLSLKRSMQWDEERFGLEYDLDIYMIVAVDFFNMGAMENKGLNVFNSKFVLAKPETATDADFLGIEAVIGHEYFHNWTGNRITCRDWFQLSLKEGLTVFRDQEFSSDLGSRAVNRINNVRIVRGPQFAEDAGPMAHPIRPEKVIEMNNFYTLTVYEKGSEVIRMLHTLLGEEKFQAGMRLYVDRHDGTAATCEDFVVAMEEASGADLKQFRLWYSQSGTPELTVATDYDATAKTFSVTVSQETKPTLDQAEKQALHIPFDIELYGADGRVLPLILNGGSVDNVLNVTQATQTFVFENIEEKPVISMLREFSAPVKLHYDYTDEELSFLMVNATNDFARWDAGQMLLAKHIRHNVTLSQQENIFELPLAVIAAFEGVLTNAELEPAFVAEMLTLPTESEVAGWYDVADVDAIANALGFIRQTLASEMVEPLTEKYHQLLQADYDVEHTSINKRKLRNTCLRFLALTEAGDELVKAQYRSSNNMTDTIAALDAANTGKLPCRETLMADFSDKWQHDGLVMDKWFMLQGKNPAENALDVVKAQLSHPAFNIKNPNRCRNLIGSFCGQNPLRFHARSGEGYEFLVDMLTQLNSVNPQVASRLIDPLLKFKRYDEARQRLMRSGLEKLAKLDGLAKDLFEKINKALEQ, encoded by the coding sequence ATGGCGGATAAACCGACCGCGAAGTATCGTAAAGATTATAAACCTGCAGATTTCTCTATCACTCATGTGCATTTAACGTTTGATCTTCAAGAAACTGACACCCATGTTCGTGCTGTGAACAAGGTAGTGCGTCAGTCTCATAGTGAAGCTTCAACGTTAGTGCTTGCAGGCGAGGATCTTGATTTAGTTGCCTTAGCGGTTAACGGTGTCGCACATACCGACTATGCGTTAACAGAAGGTGGGATTGAGATCCACCAAGTCCCTGCGGAGTTTGAGTTGACGGTTGATACCAAAATCAATCCGAAAGAAAACTCGTCACTCGAAGGACTTTATCTTTCTGAAGGCGCGTTTTGTACCCAGTGTGAAGCAGAAGGTTTCCGACGTATTACCTTCTACTTGGACCGTCCAGACAATCTGGCCATTTTTACAACCAAAGTGATCGCGGATACGTCATTCCCGTCACTACTGAGTAATGGTAACCGGGTAGCAGCAGGTGAAGTAGAAAATGGCCGTCACTGGGTAGAGTGGCACGACCCGTTCCCGAAACCAAGCTACCTCTTTGCCCTTGTCGCCGGTGACTTTGATATTCTCGAAGATACCTTTACCACCAAGAGTGGTCGCGAAGTAGCCCTTGAAATCTATGTCGATAAAGGCAACTTAGATCGTTCGCATCATGCCATGCTGTCGTTAAAGCGCTCAATGCAGTGGGATGAAGAGCGTTTTGGCCTAGAGTACGATCTTGATATTTATATGATTGTTGCAGTCGACTTTTTCAATATGGGCGCGATGGAGAACAAAGGCTTAAATGTCTTTAACTCTAAGTTTGTATTGGCTAAGCCAGAGACAGCAACGGACGCAGATTTTCTCGGCATAGAAGCCGTCATTGGCCATGAGTACTTCCATAACTGGACCGGTAACCGCATTACCTGCCGAGATTGGTTCCAACTCAGCCTTAAAGAAGGTCTTACTGTATTCCGTGACCAAGAGTTCTCTTCGGATCTAGGCTCACGTGCAGTCAATCGCATCAACAATGTTCGCATTGTTCGAGGCCCGCAGTTCGCAGAAGATGCTGGCCCTATGGCACATCCAATCCGACCTGAAAAAGTGATTGAAATGAATAACTTCTATACGCTCACCGTGTATGAAAAGGGCAGTGAAGTTATCCGTATGCTACATACCTTGCTCGGTGAAGAGAAGTTTCAAGCCGGTATGCGTTTGTATGTTGATCGCCATGATGGTACAGCAGCGACATGCGAAGATTTTGTTGTCGCAATGGAAGAGGCGTCAGGTGCAGATCTGAAGCAGTTCCGTTTATGGTATAGCCAATCGGGTACGCCTGAGTTAACGGTGGCAACTGATTACGACGCAACAGCCAAAACTTTCTCTGTGACCGTGTCACAAGAAACGAAGCCAACGTTAGATCAAGCGGAGAAGCAGGCACTACATATTCCGTTTGATATCGAACTGTATGGTGCAGATGGGCGTGTATTACCGTTGATCCTTAACGGTGGTTCGGTTGATAATGTCTTGAATGTCACGCAAGCAACCCAGACATTTGTCTTTGAAAATATTGAAGAAAAACCTGTAATCTCCATGCTGCGCGAGTTCTCAGCACCGGTGAAGTTGCACTACGATTATACCGATGAAGAGCTGAGCTTCTTGATGGTCAATGCCACTAATGACTTCGCGCGCTGGGATGCAGGGCAGATGTTGCTGGCCAAGCATATTCGTCACAACGTCACTTTATCGCAACAAGAAAACATTTTTGAGCTGCCATTGGCCGTGATTGCAGCGTTTGAAGGTGTACTTACCAACGCGGAATTAGAACCGGCATTCGTGGCCGAGATGTTAACGCTACCAACCGAATCTGAAGTCGCTGGTTGGTATGATGTTGCTGATGTCGACGCGATCGCGAACGCGCTAGGCTTTATTCGTCAAACCCTTGCGTCGGAAATGGTCGAGCCATTGACGGAAAAGTACCATCAATTGCTTCAAGCTGACTATGATGTAGAGCATACGTCAATCAACAAGCGGAAGTTGCGTAACACCTGTCTTCGCTTTTTGGCGTTAACAGAGGCGGGCGATGAGTTAGTGAAGGCACAATATCGTTCATCAAATAATATGACAGATACGATAGCGGCATTGGATGCGGCCAATACCGGTAAGCTGCCTTGTCGTGAAACCTTGATGGCTGACTTCAGTGACAAGTGGCAACATGATGGTCTCGTCATGGATAAGTGGTTCATGTTACAAGGAAAGAACCCAGCAGAAAATGCACTCGATGTCGTGAAGGCTCAATTGTCACACCCTGCATTCAATATCAAAAATCCGAACCGATGCCGGAACCTGATTGGTTCTTTCTGTGGCCAGAATCCATTGCGATTCCATGCCCGTTCTGGCGAAGGGTATGAATTCTTGGTCGACATGTTGACGCAGTTAAACAGTGTTAATCCACAGGTTGCATCTCGCCTGATTGATCCATTGCTGAAGTTCAAACGCTATGATGAAGCACGCCAACGCTTGATGCGATCAGGCTTGGAAAAACTGGCTAAGCTTGATGGTCTAGCAAAAGATTTGTTCGAGAAAATTAATAAAGCGCTTGAACAGTAA
- a CDS encoding DUF2835 family protein, which translates to MKAYTFRISISYHLFMQHYNGVAKTVLIECEQGLRLQLPATRFRPYLTHAGINGRFRIIIDENNRIKQMDRLG; encoded by the coding sequence ATGAAAGCTTATACTTTTCGAATATCGATTTCCTACCACCTCTTTATGCAGCACTACAATGGGGTTGCAAAAACCGTGTTAATTGAATGTGAACAGGGGTTGCGCTTACAATTACCTGCAACACGATTCAGACCTTATTTAACTCATGCTGGAATTAATGGTCGTTTTCGCATCATTATTGATGAAAATAACCGCATAAAACAGATGGATAGACTAGGTTAA
- a CDS encoding NAD-glutamate dehydrogenase: MTALQPIVPVLLEKVYRLIQEKVDPPASSLVEALAKKLLTQLDDNDLVERNESDLYGAVMSLWQHLNDNKENHFSVRVFNPTLAQHGWQSTHTVVEIICPDRPFLVESVRMTLGRRETTSHMMLNGPHRFCRDKEGRIEKVCEETGVLLSVFHIEIDRLNDDQQMLAMKQELETVLADVDQVVNDWQQMRDKMQQVKAELLKSKFPENPIEKEEAAEFLNWVCEHNFTFMGYHYFELQTIEGDHQLVPAGDDGLGILANSDRTRPIKLSSLPESARLEARKPQVLLLTKGNTKSKIHRPAYTDYVGVKTFNKKGEVIGEHRFIGLYAATAYHQSVDNIPLLNNKVQRILELSDYAPESYSWKSLKNILETFPRDELFQASEKEMLDVGSGVVKMQDRDLLKIFVRRDPFGRFFSCMVYTTKERYNTELRSKTQSLLKHYFGSQQDVEFTTFFSESPLARTHYIVRVDNNNFDIDVKLLERNLMEAASSWDDRLQEALVAHFGENEGTPVGKQFSRAFPRSYKEHMLPGSAVADIQQLLSLNETNKLAMSLYRPQEESSDSKKLKLKLFHRDEPLHLSDVMPMLENLGLRVIGEAPYEIVTNEGRVFWILDFEMLHNAKSNHDLAETRDRFQDTFAGIWQNRFENDGFNQLVLNAGLSGREVSIIRGYTKYMRQVGFPFSQEYIQSTVNTYPQIAKLLVKLFAQRFDPAKRNTEKLIGDVVTSIYKKLEEVESLDDDRILRRYVEMMLATLRTNFYQKGKDGDWKSSVAFKLKPSEIPEIPAPVPAFEIFVYSPDIEGVHLRGGKVARGGLRWSDRREDFRTEILGLVKAQQVKNTVIVPVGAKGGFVCKRQPSLSTRDEIFAEGQRCYRIFIQSLLDVTDNIIDGELVPPVSVVRHDEDDPYLVVAADKGTATFSDLANEVSDEYNFWLGDAFASGGSNGYDHKQMGITAKGGWESVKRHFREIGIDCQSTDFTCIAVGDMAGDVFGNGMLLSRHIRLQAAFNHLHIFLDPNPEAESSYIERERLFKLPRSSWEDYDPTLISEGGGVFSRRSKSIPLSSQVQKMLGTRKQSMAPNDLINAILKMKADLLWNGGIGTYVKATTETHTDVGDRANDALRVNGNELNVAIVGEGGNLGLTQLARMEFAMKGGRVNTDFIDNVGGVDCSDNEVNIKILLNSLVMSGDLTVKKRNQLLESMEDEVSEIVLKDAYWQAESISVSEMTGVDSLKEQIRFLHHLEREGHIDRALEYLPDDETLTEREKQGLGLTRPEQAVLIAYAKMVLKEQLVSEEIANDPYHARMLPAYFPSELQSQYRSAMDQHPLRKEIIATCLANQMSNDMGCNFVPRMHDETGAEVIAIANAYSVAREIFQFGQLFEQIRDLDNQVEAKVQYQMLHQCRRMLRRATRWILRSKDRLGIEEQISIFQPVVNDLKENLVNYLVDDEVADHDRDAQRYIDSGVPQDLANTIARMSSLYSAMDIAQIAEEHHKEIDFVAKTYFVMGAKLSLHWFLDQINHQSVENHWQALARATFREDLDWQQRQLTASIVIDLNENADPVESVEAWLDEHQVAISRWESILAEFRVGNVHEFAKFSVAMRELVLLNLNCRPNQ, translated from the coding sequence ATGACAGCATTGCAACCCATTGTTCCTGTATTACTCGAAAAAGTGTATCGATTGATTCAAGAAAAAGTAGATCCACCAGCGAGTTCTTTAGTCGAAGCATTGGCAAAAAAACTATTAACGCAGTTGGATGATAACGACCTAGTCGAAAGAAATGAGAGTGACCTTTATGGTGCCGTAATGAGTTTATGGCAGCACCTCAATGATAATAAAGAAAACCATTTTTCTGTCAGAGTGTTTAATCCAACCTTGGCGCAACATGGTTGGCAATCTACCCACACGGTAGTAGAAATAATTTGTCCTGACCGACCCTTCTTAGTTGAGTCAGTGCGTATGACATTAGGTCGCCGGGAAACGACGAGTCATATGATGCTTAATGGCCCGCACCGTTTTTGCAGAGATAAAGAGGGAAGAATCGAAAAAGTCTGTGAAGAGACAGGCGTATTGCTATCCGTTTTTCATATTGAGATCGATCGACTCAATGATGATCAACAGATGCTAGCGATGAAACAGGAACTTGAAACGGTATTGGCTGATGTGGACCAAGTCGTCAACGATTGGCAGCAAATGCGCGATAAGATGCAGCAAGTCAAAGCAGAACTGTTGAAAAGCAAGTTTCCAGAGAATCCGATTGAAAAAGAAGAGGCCGCCGAGTTCTTGAACTGGGTGTGCGAGCACAACTTTACTTTCATGGGTTATCACTATTTCGAATTACAAACCATTGAGGGTGACCATCAACTTGTTCCCGCGGGTGATGATGGCTTAGGTATCTTGGCGAACAGCGATCGCACTCGCCCAATCAAGTTGTCATCTTTGCCGGAAAGTGCGCGATTGGAAGCCCGCAAGCCTCAGGTGCTCCTGCTAACGAAAGGCAATACTAAATCGAAAATTCACCGTCCTGCTTATACCGACTACGTGGGTGTGAAGACGTTCAACAAGAAAGGTGAAGTCATTGGCGAGCATCGCTTTATCGGTTTATATGCGGCAACTGCATACCACCAGAGTGTCGACAACATTCCGTTGTTGAACAATAAAGTACAACGGATTCTGGAACTGAGTGATTACGCACCTGAGTCTTACTCTTGGAAATCCCTCAAAAACATTCTTGAAACTTTCCCGCGTGATGAGTTGTTTCAAGCTTCTGAAAAAGAGATGCTTGATGTTGGGTCGGGTGTGGTCAAGATGCAAGATCGCGATCTGTTGAAGATCTTTGTCCGACGTGATCCTTTTGGTCGTTTCTTCTCCTGCATGGTGTATACCACAAAAGAGCGTTACAACACTGAGCTACGTAGCAAAACACAATCGTTACTTAAGCACTACTTCGGTTCTCAGCAGGATGTGGAGTTTACCACCTTCTTCTCTGAAAGCCCGCTTGCGCGAACGCACTATATTGTTCGTGTAGATAACAATAATTTTGATATTGATGTGAAATTGCTGGAGCGCAACTTAATGGAAGCCGCCTCATCGTGGGACGATCGTTTGCAAGAGGCGCTGGTGGCGCACTTTGGTGAGAATGAAGGTACGCCAGTTGGTAAACAGTTCTCTCGTGCATTCCCGCGTTCTTACAAAGAGCATATGTTGCCGGGCAGTGCAGTGGCAGACATTCAACAGCTTTTAAGCTTGAATGAAACCAACAAGCTCGCCATGTCACTCTACCGTCCGCAAGAAGAGAGCAGTGATTCTAAGAAATTAAAGTTGAAGCTCTTCCACCGTGATGAGCCATTGCACTTATCCGATGTGATGCCAATGCTTGAAAACTTGGGGTTACGTGTCATCGGTGAGGCGCCGTATGAGATCGTCACCAATGAAGGGCGTGTTTTCTGGATCCTTGATTTTGAGATGCTCCATAATGCGAAGTCAAATCATGATCTTGCGGAAACGCGGGATCGTTTCCAGGATACCTTTGCGGGCATTTGGCAAAACCGTTTTGAGAACGATGGCTTTAACCAACTGGTCTTGAATGCAGGGCTCAGTGGCAGGGAAGTCTCGATCATTCGTGGTTACACCAAATACATGCGCCAAGTTGGCTTCCCATTCAGTCAGGAATATATTCAATCGACCGTCAATACCTACCCGCAAATAGCTAAGTTACTGGTGAAGCTGTTTGCACAACGTTTTGACCCTGCGAAGCGAAATACAGAAAAATTAATTGGTGACGTTGTCACTTCAATCTACAAAAAACTCGAAGAAGTTGAGAGCCTAGATGACGACCGTATTCTGCGACGCTATGTCGAGATGATGTTGGCTACATTGCGCACTAACTTTTACCAGAAAGGCAAGGACGGGGATTGGAAGTCGTCGGTTGCCTTCAAGTTGAAACCGAGTGAAATTCCTGAAATTCCCGCACCCGTTCCTGCATTTGAAATCTTTGTCTACTCGCCAGATATCGAAGGTGTCCATCTACGCGGTGGTAAAGTCGCGCGTGGTGGTTTGCGTTGGTCTGATCGCCGTGAAGATTTCCGTACAGAAATACTCGGCTTAGTAAAAGCTCAACAAGTAAAAAACACGGTTATTGTTCCTGTGGGGGCGAAGGGGGGCTTTGTCTGTAAACGCCAACCTTCATTATCGACCCGTGATGAAATCTTCGCGGAAGGTCAACGTTGCTATCGCATATTTATTCAATCTTTGCTTGATGTTACCGACAATATAATTGACGGTGAGTTGGTGCCGCCCGTTAGTGTAGTACGCCATGATGAAGATGACCCTTATTTGGTTGTCGCTGCAGATAAAGGCACCGCAACGTTCTCTGATCTCGCCAATGAAGTTTCTGATGAGTACAACTTCTGGTTAGGTGATGCATTTGCTTCTGGCGGGTCAAACGGCTATGACCACAAGCAGATGGGCATTACTGCCAAAGGTGGATGGGAGTCTGTTAAACGCCATTTCCGTGAAATAGGGATTGATTGCCAATCGACGGACTTTACCTGTATTGCGGTGGGCGATATGGCTGGAGATGTGTTCGGTAACGGTATGCTGTTATCACGTCATATTCGTTTACAAGCCGCATTTAACCATCTGCACATCTTTTTGGATCCAAACCCAGAAGCAGAATCCAGTTACATAGAACGAGAGCGTTTGTTTAAACTGCCTCGATCTTCTTGGGAAGACTACGATCCAACCTTGATCTCTGAGGGTGGCGGCGTGTTCTCACGTCGATCTAAATCGATCCCGCTCAGCAGCCAAGTGCAGAAAATGTTGGGGACGCGCAAGCAATCGATGGCACCTAATGACCTGATTAACGCGATTTTGAAGATGAAGGCGGATCTGCTGTGGAATGGCGGTATCGGTACCTATGTCAAAGCAACCACTGAGACACATACAGATGTGGGTGATCGTGCGAATGATGCGCTACGCGTCAACGGCAACGAGTTGAATGTCGCCATTGTTGGTGAAGGGGGCAACCTCGGGTTAACGCAGCTCGCACGCATGGAGTTCGCGATGAAGGGTGGCCGAGTTAATACTGATTTCATCGATAACGTCGGCGGTGTCGACTGTTCTGATAACGAAGTCAACATCAAGATCCTTCTCAATAGCTTAGTAATGAGTGGCGATTTAACCGTTAAGAAGCGAAATCAACTGCTCGAGTCGATGGAAGATGAGGTATCGGAAATCGTACTCAAAGACGCCTATTGGCAAGCAGAATCGATATCAGTGTCTGAAATGACGGGTGTGGATTCGCTCAAAGAGCAAATTCGTTTTCTTCATCATCTAGAGCGTGAAGGGCACATTGACCGGGCACTCGAATACTTGCCCGATGACGAAACGTTGACCGAGCGCGAGAAGCAAGGCCTGGGTTTAACCCGACCTGAGCAAGCGGTATTAATCGCGTATGCGAAAATGGTATTGAAAGAGCAGTTGGTGTCGGAAGAGATTGCCAACGATCCTTACCATGCGCGCATGCTACCTGCGTATTTCCCTTCAGAACTGCAGAGTCAATACCGTTCCGCGATGGATCAACATCCATTGCGTAAAGAGATCATTGCGACATGCCTTGCTAACCAAATGTCGAATGACATGGGATGTAACTTTGTGCCTCGTATGCATGATGAGACGGGTGCTGAGGTGATTGCCATTGCCAATGCCTATTCTGTTGCACGAGAGATTTTCCAGTTTGGTCAATTGTTCGAGCAGATTCGCGACCTCGATAATCAAGTTGAGGCCAAGGTTCAGTATCAAATGCTGCATCAATGTCGTCGTATGCTGCGCCGAGCAACGCGTTGGATCTTAAGATCCAAGGATCGTCTAGGGATTGAAGAGCAAATTTCGATCTTCCAGCCTGTAGTGAATGATCTAAAAGAAAATTTAGTGAACTACTTGGTTGACGACGAAGTGGCGGATCACGATCGTGATGCTCAGCGCTACATTGATAGCGGCGTACCTCAAGACTTGGCCAATACCATTGCACGTATGAGTAGCCTTTACTCAGCAATGGATATTGCCCAAATTGCGGAAGAGCATCATAAAGAGATTGATTTTGTTGCTAAGACATACTTTGTGATGGGGGCGAAACTGTCGCTGCACTGGTTCTTGGATCAGATTAACCATCAAAGTGTTGAGAATCATTGGCAAGCATTGGCGCGTGCGACCTTTAGAGAAGATTTGGATTGGCAGCAACGTCAATTGACAGCTTCCATTGTGATCGACCTGAATGAGAATGCGGACCCAGTTGAAAGTGTTGAAGCCTGGCTAGACGAACATCAGGTGGCGATATCACGATGGGAGAGTATTTTAGCGGAGTTCCGAGTGGGTAATGTCCACGAATTCGCCAAGTTCTCGGTAGCAATGCGTGAATTAGTGCTTTTAAATTTGAATTGTCGACCAAATCAGTGA
- the pyrD gene encoding quinone-dependent dihydroorotate dehydrogenase, whose protein sequence is MFYSLARAAIFKLDPEHAHELTIQNLSRFTGTPLDLFYRQNVPYKPVEAMGLIFKNPVGLAAGLDKDAECIDAFGAMGFGFIEVGTVTPRPQAGNDKPRLFRVLEAEGIINRMGFNNKGVDHLVENVKKAKYDGIIGINIGKNKDTPIENGKDDYLICMEKVYEHAGYIAVNISSPNTPDLRSLQYGDALDELLSALKEKQAELAEKHGKYVPVALKIAPDLEDEEVMQVADSCLRHKMDGVIGTNTTLDRTLVKGMKHCDEAGGLSGRPVQNKSTEVIRKLAEALKGEIPIIGVGGIDSAVAAREKMEAGAKLVQVYSGFIYHGPKLVKDIVTNI, encoded by the coding sequence ATGTTCTACTCCCTTGCCAGAGCGGCAATCTTTAAGTTGGATCCTGAGCATGCTCATGAACTGACTATTCAAAACCTTTCTCGTTTTACCGGCACACCTCTTGATCTCTTCTATCGTCAAAATGTTCCTTACAAACCTGTTGAAGCAATGGGCTTGATTTTTAAAAATCCAGTCGGTCTCGCGGCAGGCTTGGATAAGGATGCAGAGTGTATTGACGCGTTTGGTGCAATGGGCTTTGGTTTCATCGAGGTGGGTACTGTTACACCACGCCCTCAAGCCGGTAATGACAAGCCACGCCTGTTTCGAGTTTTAGAAGCAGAGGGCATCATCAACCGCATGGGTTTCAATAACAAAGGTGTTGATCATCTTGTTGAAAATGTAAAGAAAGCCAAATATGACGGTATCATTGGTATCAACATCGGTAAGAACAAAGACACGCCGATTGAAAATGGTAAAGATGATTACCTGATCTGTATGGAAAAGGTTTACGAACACGCAGGCTATATCGCTGTCAACATTTCCTCGCCTAATACGCCTGATTTACGTTCGCTTCAATACGGTGATGCATTGGATGAGCTTTTATCTGCACTGAAAGAGAAGCAAGCTGAGTTAGCTGAGAAGCATGGTAAGTATGTGCCTGTGGCACTGAAGATTGCTCCTGATTTGGAAGATGAGGAAGTTATGCAAGTCGCTGACTCATGTCTACGCCATAAGATGGACGGTGTTATCGGTACTAACACGACCTTAGATCGTACACTGGTCAAAGGTATGAAGCATTGCGATGAAGCGGGTGGTTTGAGTGGTCGTCCTGTTCAAAACAAGAGCACAGAAGTGATACGCAAACTCGCGGAAGCACTCAAGGGTGAAATTCCTATCATCGGTGTTGGTGGTATCGATTCTGCGGTAGCCGCACGAGAGAAAATGGAAGCCGGTGCAAAGCTTGTTCAAGTTTACTCGGGTTTCATTTATCACGGCCCGAAGTTGGTCAAAGATATCGTGACAAATATCTAG
- a CDS encoding cell division protein ZapC: MLKPNNQWTWFYDAEGQQLMLDLGADMMFKTAIPANRLIPDATRRIPFSVEDATLFQTYSDMVHHLPLTAPRRAELVLNAIAAHRYHKPMLPKSWFFTACGDIDAPELGEVVVLETEHGQGHFIVVENSGNASLVMSASLEPVSLDGNKMLNFCDTIKVMNDRMQIAYFDEMKHQYAKVS; the protein is encoded by the coding sequence ATGCTTAAGCCCAACAATCAATGGACCTGGTTTTATGACGCTGAAGGGCAGCAACTGATGCTGGACTTGGGCGCTGATATGATGTTCAAAACGGCTATTCCCGCTAATCGCTTGATTCCTGACGCGACACGCAGAATCCCGTTTTCGGTAGAAGATGCGACCTTATTCCAAACCTACAGTGATATGGTGCATCATTTGCCTTTAACCGCTCCCCGTCGCGCTGAGCTTGTGCTGAATGCGATTGCGGCACATCGATATCATAAGCCTATGTTACCTAAGAGTTGGTTCTTCACCGCGTGTGGTGATATTGACGCGCCAGAACTTGGCGAAGTGGTGGTATTAGAGACCGAGCATGGGCAAGGGCACTTCATCGTTGTAGAAAATAGCGGTAATGCCAGTTTAGTGATGTCGGCTTCCCTAGAGCCCGTTAGTCTCGATGGCAACAAAATGCTGAATTTCTGCGATACCATTAAAGTGATGAACGACAGAATGCAAATCGCTTACTTTGATGAGATGAAACATCAATATGCGAAAGTAAGTTAA